From a single Couchioplanes caeruleus genomic region:
- a CDS encoding peptidylprolyl isomerase encodes MIHAFLSRALAVALAAGTVAVGGTAAAAAGAGPQQPTNGPCQYTPTPDEPAARPVPLPRDPAHTPDQGTAGVLLRTNLGPIPLTLDRAAAPCTVQSFLHLVRYRFYDHTICHRLTAYPTLSVLQCGDPTGTGEGGPGYRYKDELPTDLPPAPTDPTGARRVYARGVLAMANAGPDTNGSQFFLVYADSALRPNYTIFGSTGPAGLRTLDRVAAGGVTPTPEDPAPVDGPPALRTEIIKARAGW; translated from the coding sequence GTGATCCACGCATTCCTGAGCCGCGCGCTCGCGGTGGCGCTCGCGGCCGGCACGGTCGCGGTCGGGGGCACAGCCGCCGCAGCGGCTGGAGCGGGCCCGCAGCAGCCGACCAACGGTCCCTGCCAGTACACGCCCACGCCCGATGAGCCGGCCGCCCGGCCGGTACCGCTGCCGCGCGACCCGGCGCACACCCCGGACCAGGGCACGGCCGGGGTGCTGCTGCGGACGAACCTGGGGCCCATCCCGCTCACGCTCGACCGGGCCGCGGCGCCCTGCACGGTGCAGAGCTTCCTGCACCTCGTCCGGTACCGGTTCTACGACCACACGATCTGCCACCGGCTCACCGCGTACCCGACGCTGAGCGTCCTGCAGTGCGGTGACCCCACGGGTACGGGCGAAGGCGGCCCCGGCTACCGCTACAAGGACGAGCTGCCGACCGACCTGCCGCCCGCGCCGACGGATCCCACGGGTGCCCGGCGCGTCTACGCCCGCGGCGTGCTCGCGATGGCCAACGCCGGTCCGGACACCAACGGCAGCCAGTTCTTCCTGGTGTACGCCGACTCCGCGCTGCGCCCCAACTACACGATCTTCGGCAGCACCGGCCCGGCCGGGCTGCGCACCCTGGACCGCGTCGCCGCCGGGGGAGTGACGCCGACGCCCGAGGACCCGGCGCCCGTCGACGGCCCGCCGGCGCTGCGTACGGAGATCATCAAGGCCCGGGCCGGCTGGTGA
- a CDS encoding S28 family serine protease, whose amino-acid sequence MRRLLVAAVSALALLAPAAPAAAADDLVDRLNAIPGLTVVSQSEPQGYRFFVLEYRQPADHRHPGQGTFAQRLTLLHRSADAPVVLATGGYGLPAQPRPSQTEPTALLGANQVSVEHRFFTPSRPQPAGWSDLTIWQEASDEHRIVQALKSIYSGRWIQTGASKGGMTSVYHRRFYPGDVDGVVAYVAPDDVVNPLDGAYEHFFATVGDATCRAALRNLQQEALRRRDRLVALLEAEAAANGYTFAGTVGTVDRSFELTVLDTPWAFWQYSSAADCPSVPPVTATDEELYAWIDGIAGWSFYTDQGLAPYLPYYRQAAAQLGWPDLAFRHLRGLTRYPGLYAPNAVLPADLKTRHDPLPMLDVDHWVRTRSERMLFVYGQNDPWSSERFTPSARDSHLYVAPGANHGANISRLAPADAAAATATLRRWAGVSDTAARTRRAATLPFDDMLPLRRPE is encoded by the coding sequence GTGAGGCGCCTCCTCGTCGCGGCCGTGTCCGCGCTGGCCCTGCTCGCGCCCGCGGCCCCGGCGGCGGCCGCCGACGACCTCGTCGACCGGCTGAACGCGATCCCCGGCCTGACCGTCGTGTCGCAGAGCGAGCCCCAGGGTTACCGGTTCTTCGTGCTGGAGTACCGCCAGCCCGCCGACCACCGGCACCCCGGGCAGGGCACGTTCGCGCAGCGACTGACCCTGCTGCACCGCTCGGCCGACGCGCCGGTCGTGCTGGCCACCGGCGGCTACGGGCTGCCCGCCCAGCCCCGGCCGTCGCAGACCGAGCCGACCGCGCTGCTCGGCGCCAACCAGGTGTCGGTCGAGCACCGCTTCTTCACGCCGTCGCGGCCCCAGCCGGCGGGCTGGTCCGACCTGACGATCTGGCAGGAGGCGTCCGACGAGCACCGGATCGTGCAGGCGCTCAAGAGCATCTACTCCGGACGGTGGATCCAGACCGGCGCCAGCAAGGGCGGCATGACCTCGGTCTACCACCGCCGGTTCTACCCGGGCGACGTCGACGGCGTGGTGGCGTACGTGGCCCCGGACGACGTCGTGAATCCGCTCGACGGCGCGTACGAGCACTTCTTCGCCACGGTCGGGGACGCGACCTGCCGGGCGGCCCTGCGGAACCTGCAGCAGGAGGCGCTGCGCCGGCGCGACCGTCTCGTGGCGCTGCTCGAGGCGGAGGCCGCCGCGAACGGCTACACGTTCGCCGGCACGGTGGGCACGGTGGACCGCTCGTTCGAGCTGACCGTGCTGGACACGCCGTGGGCGTTCTGGCAGTACTCGTCGGCGGCCGACTGCCCGTCCGTGCCCCCGGTCACCGCGACGGACGAGGAGCTGTACGCCTGGATCGACGGCATCGCGGGCTGGAGCTTCTACACCGACCAGGGGCTGGCGCCGTACCTGCCGTACTACCGGCAGGCCGCCGCGCAGCTCGGCTGGCCCGACCTGGCGTTCCGGCACCTGCGCGGCCTCACCCGCTATCCCGGCCTGTACGCCCCCAATGCCGTGCTCCCGGCGGACCTGAAGACGCGGCACGACCCGCTGCCGATGCTGGACGTCGATCACTGGGTGCGTACCCGTTCGGAGCGGATGCTGTTCGTCTACGGCCAGAACGACCCGTGGAGCTCCGAGCGGTTCACGCCCAGCGCCCGCGACTCGCACCTGTACGTCGCACCCGGCGCGAACCACGGCGCGAACATCTCCCGGCTGGCCCCGGCGGACGCCGCGGCGGCCACGGCCACCCTGCGCCGCTGGGCCGGGGTGAGCGACACCGCGGCGCGGACACGGCGGGCGGCCACCCTGCCGTTCGACGACATGCTGCCGCTCAGGCGACCGGAGTGA
- a CDS encoding TetR/AcrR family transcriptional regulator encodes MPPQKRADARRNEQTLLEAAASVFVTSGVDAPVRDVAARAGVGVGTIYRHFPTRADLIVAVYRHQVDACAEAGPKLLKEGPTAHAALTRWIDLFVDFLVTKHGLAAVLQSDNASFRNLHGLFLERLLPVCAQLLDAAVAAGEIHTEISPYELLRGVGNLCAGVEGDERYDARRLVKLLVTGLRGTQPGDVTPVA; translated from the coding sequence GTGCCACCACAGAAGCGGGCGGACGCCCGCCGCAATGAGCAGACGCTCCTGGAAGCCGCCGCGAGCGTCTTCGTGACCTCGGGCGTGGACGCGCCCGTGCGCGACGTCGCCGCCCGCGCCGGCGTCGGGGTGGGCACGATCTACCGGCACTTCCCGACCCGGGCGGACCTGATCGTCGCCGTGTACCGGCACCAGGTCGACGCGTGCGCCGAGGCCGGCCCCAAGCTGCTGAAGGAGGGACCGACCGCGCACGCCGCGCTGACGCGGTGGATCGACCTGTTCGTCGACTTCCTGGTCACCAAGCACGGGCTCGCGGCGGTGCTGCAGTCCGACAACGCGAGCTTCCGGAACCTGCACGGGCTCTTCCTCGAGCGGCTCCTGCCCGTCTGCGCGCAGCTGCTCGACGCCGCCGTCGCGGCCGGGGAGATCCACACGGAGATCAGCCCGTACGAGCTCCTGCGCGGCGTCGGCAACCTGTGCGCGGGCGTGGAGGGCGACGAGCGCTACGACGCCCGCCGCCTGGTCAAGCTGCTGGTCACCGGGCTGCGCGGGACGCAGCCCGGTGACGTCACTCCGGTCGCCTGA
- a CDS encoding glycosyl hydrolase — MLPHLDQPSSRRVLVAATAALALIVTPAVSVAAAPGGDHRPEPYRRHVQIAAERAQQARTFAEEPESEDPGEIAEAAEQYAEARSAPGIVAPGAYSAAWAQQQALPRTPGSWRHVTDLPYNSDDPRYRDVNSNSSGGAGFVTGRITGMAADDKGYVYAGAANGGVWRSRTGGGRWQPIADRVFSPSTGDLRLDRAGRLWWATGEANTSATSFVGSGVYVLRDPRHGSFRASDRVGGTELESTIIRKLRFFGGTVWAATNRGAYSHSLTDLRGPWKREFAPNPDYLPGGTLQADPDAAYKNIINDFAADPANPRRVIIAAGWRAGDTYNGFYVRSGGTWQRTTLAGEMPSDAANVGMVTLMPSADGSRYYAIEESPTQYNTNPDSALQGFYVSRSGSPFGPWTLGADYHELAASGSALTDPGYMPGIQSWYNQFLQVDPANPDHVYAGLEEVFESTDGGSTWTTPGPYWNFGFECWSIDPAKQTGDCHQTTHPDQHSAAVGRYQGKSYVMVGNDGGIYRRPVRGQADASGHATDWRSLNDGTIDVLQYYSVGVGRDRGGVAVSGGLQDNGQSILRPGDRVMGSNFGGDGTDTIVDPRNGCNIAEEYVYLDIWVTNNCAVNDGSWTENPALATSYEVAPPDNETGAARFVAPITMDPRNTRTWIAGGQHVWIQNNGFAIRSGEEWRSLFDLGEGHVATAVATSGGLVYAGWCGPCNNQGFTRGIAVGRTDGTGWHQLTLPVDGTVPNRYVSGFDVDRANPRHVVVAINGFSRKWTEGPGAGVGHVFESRDAGGHWTDISGNLPDVPANTIRMTPGGGLALGTDTGIFFRYPWGSRWSALGRNLPTTTTLQLKDGPTGLRLYAATHGRGVWSFDLPQLYRY; from the coding sequence ATGCTGCCTCATCTCGATCAACCGTCATCGCGCAGAGTCCTCGTCGCGGCGACCGCCGCGCTCGCGCTGATCGTCACGCCCGCCGTGTCCGTCGCCGCCGCACCCGGCGGCGACCACCGGCCGGAGCCGTACCGCCGCCACGTCCAGATCGCCGCCGAGCGGGCCCAGCAGGCGCGCACGTTCGCCGAGGAACCCGAGAGCGAGGATCCCGGGGAGATCGCCGAGGCGGCCGAACAGTACGCCGAGGCCCGCAGCGCGCCCGGCATCGTCGCGCCCGGGGCGTACTCGGCGGCGTGGGCGCAGCAGCAGGCGCTGCCCCGCACGCCCGGCAGCTGGCGGCACGTGACGGATCTGCCGTACAACTCGGACGATCCGCGCTACCGCGACGTCAACAGCAACTCGTCCGGCGGCGCCGGCTTCGTCACCGGGCGGATCACCGGCATGGCGGCCGACGACAAGGGCTACGTGTACGCCGGCGCGGCGAACGGCGGCGTCTGGCGCTCCCGCACGGGCGGCGGCCGCTGGCAGCCGATCGCCGACCGGGTGTTCTCGCCGTCCACCGGCGACCTGCGGCTCGACCGGGCCGGGCGGCTCTGGTGGGCCACCGGCGAGGCCAACACGAGCGCCACCTCGTTCGTCGGTTCGGGCGTGTACGTGCTGCGCGACCCGCGGCACGGCTCGTTCCGGGCGTCCGACCGGGTCGGCGGGACCGAGCTGGAGAGCACGATCATCCGCAAGCTCCGGTTCTTCGGCGGCACCGTGTGGGCGGCCACGAACCGGGGCGCGTACTCGCACTCGCTGACCGACCTGCGCGGCCCGTGGAAGCGGGAGTTCGCGCCGAACCCGGACTACCTGCCGGGCGGCACGCTGCAGGCCGATCCGGACGCGGCGTACAAGAACATCATCAACGACTTCGCGGCCGACCCGGCGAACCCCCGCCGCGTGATCATCGCCGCGGGGTGGCGCGCCGGCGACACGTACAACGGCTTCTACGTCCGCAGCGGCGGGACCTGGCAGCGCACCACGCTCGCCGGCGAGATGCCCTCCGACGCGGCGAACGTCGGCATGGTGACGCTGATGCCGTCGGCGGACGGGTCGCGGTACTACGCGATCGAGGAGTCGCCCACGCAGTACAACACCAACCCGGACAGCGCCCTGCAGGGCTTCTACGTCTCCCGGTCCGGCTCGCCGTTCGGCCCGTGGACGCTGGGCGCCGACTACCACGAGCTGGCCGCCTCGGGCTCGGCCCTCACCGATCCGGGCTACATGCCCGGCATCCAGTCCTGGTACAACCAGTTCCTGCAGGTCGACCCCGCGAACCCCGACCATGTGTACGCCGGCCTCGAGGAGGTCTTCGAGTCCACCGACGGCGGGTCGACGTGGACGACGCCCGGCCCGTACTGGAACTTCGGGTTCGAGTGCTGGAGCATCGACCCGGCGAAGCAGACCGGCGACTGCCACCAGACCACGCATCCGGACCAGCACTCCGCGGCCGTCGGTCGCTACCAGGGCAAGTCGTACGTGATGGTGGGCAACGACGGCGGCATCTACCGGCGCCCGGTCCGCGGGCAGGCGGACGCCTCCGGGCACGCCACCGACTGGCGCTCGCTCAACGACGGGACGATCGACGTCCTGCAGTACTACTCGGTCGGCGTGGGACGTGACCGCGGCGGCGTGGCCGTCTCCGGCGGCCTGCAGGACAACGGCCAGTCGATCCTGCGCCCGGGCGACCGGGTGATGGGCTCGAACTTCGGCGGCGACGGCACCGACACCATCGTGGACCCGCGCAACGGCTGCAACATCGCCGAGGAGTACGTCTACCTCGACATCTGGGTGACCAACAACTGCGCGGTGAACGACGGGTCGTGGACCGAGAACCCGGCGCTGGCCACCAGTTACGAGGTCGCCCCGCCGGACAACGAGACCGGCGCCGCGCGCTTCGTCGCCCCGATCACGATGGACCCGCGCAACACCCGCACGTGGATAGCCGGCGGCCAGCACGTGTGGATCCAGAACAACGGCTTCGCGATCCGCTCGGGCGAGGAGTGGCGCAGCCTGTTCGACCTGGGCGAGGGCCATGTCGCCACGGCGGTCGCCACCTCCGGCGGCCTGGTCTACGCCGGCTGGTGCGGCCCGTGCAACAACCAGGGCTTCACCCGCGGCATCGCGGTCGGCCGCACCGACGGTACGGGCTGGCACCAGCTCACGCTGCCGGTGGACGGCACGGTGCCCAACCGGTACGTGTCCGGCTTCGACGTGGACCGGGCGAACCCGCGGCACGTGGTCGTCGCGATCAACGGCTTCTCCCGCAAGTGGACCGAGGGCCCGGGCGCGGGTGTCGGGCACGTGTTCGAGAGCCGCGACGCGGGCGGGCACTGGACCGACATCTCGGGGAACCTGCCCGACGTCCCGGCCAACACGATCCGGATGACGCCCGGCGGCGGCCTGGCGCTGGGCACCGACACCGGGATCTTCTTCCGCTACCCGTGGGGCAGCCGCTGGTCGGCTCTCGGCCGCAACCTGCCCACGACGACCACCCTGCAACTGAAGGACGGGCCGACCGGCCTGCGCCTGTACGCGGCCACCCACGGCCGGGGCGTCTGGTCGTTCGATCTCCCGCAGCTTTACCGGTACTGA
- a CDS encoding LLM class flavin-dependent oxidoreductase gives MTAPQQVDYADILRVWQEADAVPQIGHAWLFDHLMPIGGDPAGPAYEGWTLLSALAARTERLRLGVLVTSNRLRPPAVLAKIAATVDVVSGGRLDFGIGAGSRTDIPEARREYDAHGLPFHDAAYAVGALAEACTVIRRLWTQDEPFDFRGTYVQLSGAFGNPKPVQRPHPPIVIGGRAAATLRVVAEHADVWNYPGGDVADAVRRGALLDRYCAEIGRDPASLTRSLVLPVAYDDPGPTRDAIGRATEAGFRHLVLSLPAPYPHGVAAWVADELIEPSR, from the coding sequence ATGACCGCTCCGCAGCAGGTGGACTACGCCGACATCCTGAGGGTCTGGCAGGAGGCGGACGCCGTACCGCAGATCGGGCACGCGTGGCTGTTCGACCACCTCATGCCGATCGGCGGCGACCCGGCCGGGCCGGCGTACGAGGGCTGGACGCTGCTGTCCGCGCTCGCCGCCCGTACCGAGCGGCTGCGCCTGGGCGTGCTGGTGACCAGCAACCGGCTGCGGCCGCCCGCGGTGCTCGCCAAGATCGCGGCGACCGTGGACGTCGTCTCCGGCGGGCGGCTCGACTTCGGCATCGGCGCCGGCTCGCGGACGGACATCCCGGAGGCCCGGCGCGAGTACGACGCCCACGGCCTGCCCTTCCACGACGCCGCGTACGCCGTGGGCGCCCTGGCCGAGGCGTGCACGGTCATCCGGCGCCTGTGGACGCAGGATGAGCCGTTCGACTTCCGTGGCACGTACGTCCAGCTCAGTGGGGCCTTCGGCAACCCGAAGCCGGTGCAGCGCCCGCACCCGCCGATCGTCATCGGTGGCCGTGCCGCCGCCACGCTGCGGGTGGTGGCCGAGCACGCCGACGTGTGGAACTATCCCGGCGGCGACGTGGCGGACGCCGTCCGCCGCGGTGCCCTGCTCGACCGGTACTGCGCCGAGATCGGCCGCGACCCGGCCTCGCTCACCCGCTCGCTGGTGCTGCCGGTCGCGTACGACGATCCCGGCCCCACGCGCGACGCGATCGGGCGGGCGACCGAGGCGGGATTCCGGCACCTCGTGCTCTCGCTGCCGGCGCCGTACCCGCACGGTGTGGCGGCGTGGGTGGCCGACGAGCTCATCGAGCCGTCCCGCTGA
- a CDS encoding M1 family metallopeptidase, whose amino-acid sequence MEAVSGTISSRLLAAGTAVVLGLTGAVAVTGPALAAGHATPGAPGLGDRLYPLLGNGGYDVQNYDLVLTYPKKDPAQQITGDVTITAVATQNLSRFDLDFGGDAVGGVTVNGRRATFTRDGDELVISPARALPAHRRFTVRVSGFKATPIQPDADAPVGFVVTPDGTVLAGQPASSHLLFPSNDHPRDKATYTITAVAPQGWTATANGVRVRTKTRNGYVTSTFRETNPMASELVQVAVGDFVVQNRAPVNGVPVRDVVPRRLADDLLPKVADERHEISWMEGKVGRYPFENYGSLIIDGELGFALETQTLSLYDTSFTGYPSYILNPILTHELAHQWFGDSVSPWSWSDVWQNEGHATWYEVTYADETGTLKQYTGAESLDAYFKSVYARGDQFRARFGPVARPLKADSIWDVFNPNVYDGGALVLFALRQKIGATKFQRVERAWVSRYRGKSASTQDFIRLASAVSGQNLGSFLGDWLYGTTTPAMPGHPDWTVTPVPASGAPASVAAAPAGARHMPAGH is encoded by the coding sequence ATGGAAGCTGTCTCAGGCACCATCTCGTCCCGCCTCCTGGCGGCCGGTACGGCCGTCGTCCTCGGGCTCACCGGCGCCGTGGCTGTCACCGGTCCCGCGCTGGCCGCGGGCCACGCGACGCCCGGCGCGCCCGGGCTGGGGGACCGGCTCTATCCGCTGCTCGGCAACGGCGGATACGACGTGCAGAACTACGATCTCGTGCTGACGTACCCGAAGAAGGACCCGGCGCAGCAGATCACCGGCGACGTCACGATCACCGCGGTCGCCACCCAGAACCTCTCCCGCTTCGACCTCGACTTCGGCGGCGACGCGGTCGGGGGGGTCACCGTGAACGGGCGCCGGGCGACCTTCACCCGCGACGGCGACGAACTGGTGATCAGCCCGGCCCGGGCGCTGCCGGCGCACCGGCGGTTCACCGTGCGGGTGTCCGGCTTCAAGGCCACCCCGATCCAGCCGGACGCGGACGCGCCGGTCGGCTTCGTCGTCACGCCCGACGGCACCGTGCTGGCCGGGCAGCCGGCGTCCTCGCACCTGCTGTTCCCGAGCAACGACCACCCGCGCGACAAGGCGACCTACACGATCACCGCGGTGGCGCCGCAGGGGTGGACCGCCACGGCCAACGGCGTGCGGGTACGGACCAAGACCCGCAACGGCTACGTCACCTCGACGTTCCGGGAGACCAACCCGATGGCCAGCGAGCTGGTGCAGGTGGCGGTCGGTGACTTCGTCGTGCAGAACCGCGCACCGGTCAACGGCGTGCCGGTCCGCGACGTCGTGCCCCGCCGGCTCGCCGACGACCTGCTGCCCAAGGTCGCCGACGAGCGCCACGAGATCTCCTGGATGGAGGGCAAGGTCGGGCGCTACCCGTTCGAGAACTACGGTTCGCTGATCATCGACGGGGAGCTGGGCTTCGCGCTGGAGACCCAGACGCTGTCGCTCTACGACACCTCGTTCACCGGCTACCCGTCGTACATTCTGAACCCGATCCTGACGCACGAGCTGGCCCACCAGTGGTTCGGCGACAGCGTGTCGCCGTGGAGCTGGAGCGACGTCTGGCAGAACGAGGGGCACGCCACCTGGTACGAGGTGACGTACGCCGACGAGACCGGCACGCTGAAGCAGTACACCGGCGCCGAGTCGCTGGACGCGTACTTCAAGAGCGTCTACGCCCGCGGCGACCAGTTCCGGGCGCGGTTCGGCCCGGTCGCCCGCCCGCTCAAGGCGGACTCCATCTGGGACGTCTTCAACCCCAACGTGTACGACGGCGGCGCGCTGGTGCTGTTCGCGTTGCGGCAGAAGATCGGCGCGACGAAGTTCCAGCGCGTCGAGCGTGCCTGGGTGAGCCGGTACCGCGGCAAGTCGGCCTCCACGCAGGACTTCATCCGGCTCGCCTCGGCGGTCTCGGGGCAGAACCTGGGCTCGTTCCTCGGCGACTGGCTGTACGGCACCACCACCCCGGCGATGCCCGGCCATCCGGATTGGACCGTCACCCCGGTGCCCGCCTCCGGGGCGCCGGCGAGCGTCGCGGCCGCGCCGGCCGGGGCGCGGCACATGCCGGCCGGCCACTGA
- a CDS encoding aldo/keto reductase, translating to MQYRTLGRTGVQVSSLVLGAMNFGAIGRTTQDEATAIVDAALEAGINLIDTADMYGQGESEEMVGKAIAGRRDDIVLATKATQPMGQERNHRGGSRRWLVTALDDSLRRLGVDHVDLYQIHRWDPATSDEETLSALTDLQRAGKIRYFGSSTFPAYRIVQAQWAAREHHLGRYVTEQPSYSILQRGIETHVLPVTEQYGLGVLVWSPLASGWLSGAVRAGREISTHRSAILPQRFDLTLPANRARLDAVERLATVADEAGLTLIQLALGFVTAHPGVTSAIIGPRTPDHLRSQLAAADTVLSADVLDAIDAIVAPGVDLAADEKIDTPPALLDASLRRR from the coding sequence ATGCAGTACCGCACCCTCGGCCGCACCGGCGTGCAGGTGAGCTCGCTCGTGCTCGGCGCGATGAACTTCGGCGCCATCGGACGCACCACGCAGGACGAGGCCACGGCGATCGTCGACGCCGCCCTCGAGGCCGGGATCAACCTCATCGACACCGCCGACATGTACGGCCAGGGCGAGTCGGAGGAGATGGTCGGCAAGGCGATCGCCGGCCGCCGCGACGACATCGTGCTGGCCACCAAGGCGACCCAGCCGATGGGCCAGGAGCGCAACCACCGGGGCGGTTCCCGTCGCTGGCTGGTCACCGCCCTCGACGACAGCCTGCGCCGGCTCGGCGTGGACCACGTCGACCTCTACCAGATCCACCGGTGGGACCCCGCCACGAGCGACGAGGAGACGCTGTCCGCGCTGACCGACCTGCAGCGCGCGGGGAAGATCCGGTACTTCGGTTCCTCGACCTTCCCGGCGTACCGGATCGTGCAGGCGCAGTGGGCGGCGCGGGAGCACCACCTCGGCCGGTACGTGACCGAGCAGCCCAGCTACTCGATCCTGCAGCGCGGCATCGAGACGCACGTCCTGCCCGTCACCGAGCAGTACGGCCTCGGCGTGCTGGTGTGGAGCCCGCTCGCCTCGGGCTGGCTGTCCGGTGCGGTGCGCGCCGGCCGGGAGATCTCGACCCACCGCTCGGCGATCCTGCCGCAGCGCTTCGACCTCACGCTGCCCGCCAACCGGGCCCGCCTGGACGCGGTCGAGCGGCTGGCGACGGTCGCCGACGAGGCCGGCCTGACGCTCATCCAGCTGGCGCTCGGCTTCGTCACCGCGCATCCCGGCGTCACCAGCGCGATCATCGGCCCGCGCACCCCGGACCACCTTCGCTCCCAGCTCGCCGCCGCGGACACCGTGCTCAGCGCGGACGTGCTGGACGCGATCGACGCGATCGTCGCGCCCGGCGTGGACCTCGCCGCCGACGAGAAGATCGACACCCCGCCGGCCCTGCTCGACGCGTCCCTGCGGCGGCGCTGA